A portion of the Luxibacter massiliensis genome contains these proteins:
- a CDS encoding SpaA isopeptide-forming pilin-related protein, with the protein MKKKGNFRKVVSGLLAGMTILSTVLSPMTAYAAEIQPEEKPPLYEEVKDLLDEDEVVTAKDYEIETGSVFDVKSDFTGLEIKDDNKVKVTFEEAKNDKNEDFTTDHVDTYKAVYYVEPVNQEHPKYQISRKLIVREKATETQTEVAVSESVTESETAGSEQQTEEAEDSEADSEITDIDADEFDDLVEQAQNQDTYDEESGLELHDVLEQAGDEGVDLDSMEEGEIATFEAVSAYSARSTQQVTIEKGPLYRYADYNLGTYLTEPYYISYGSVRATAYCVQPAKPGPGSGNYTITKIGDNQALAKVCYYGTDAAGSESFFANKHTDFSEGKRFIIIHMAASYANGSSDAFYGTNATGEALAKELYNYCVNKPEIPDVAMSFSKPNVKAYVDGNVQRTENIKFNASSQQKITMDLPKGVKLHNVSTGNVSAAGASVTIGGGTTFYLSAPLTQTKDVSATFSTKMKGSITKDYSAYKLTTNASVQDLAFVFGEGVADEKYVSLKVSWIEQATIEIVKKDDTADVNLAGAVFGVYSDEACTKLITQMPATDKNGKSSVTIIKTQDTVYLKEITAPQGYVVNATATNVKLVASKTSAVTVENKKQLAELTIYKEGQVLTGADVSENGTVFQYEKRRQKNAVYNVYAGADIVTAYGTKVYSKGDLVKENLTTGENGSVTLKNLHLGTYVVKETKAPDNFYNGNEEKSVTLTYAGQNKEVVFADVTFNNERQKADISVVKQDKDTKKPLKGGIFALYASDDIRNADGTAVVKKGTLIEKATTGADGTAKFTADLPIGYSYSVKEDQAPEGYVRNTEDVYTFKFSYTNDKEATVSFAHTFSNDRVTAKINLFKVDKETGKTVPQGDATLKGAVYGLYAREDIVYPDGATGTIYKAGEQVASLTTDDKGQASVNGLYLGKYYVKEITPPTGYLADAEEHDLTCSYEGDMTAEVKRECASSEQVIKQPFQIIKAANNGKTDADLLSGAGFTVYLKSSLTKKADGSYDFDSAKSVVSGENGATEIFTDEKGYACSIPLPFGSYIVRETTTPHNYKPVDDFEVNITEHHPNEPQIWRVLLDKEFKAKLKIVKKDDETKKSVLIAGTEFKVYDLDNKKYVEQVTTYPVTTTHKSYFTDNQGYLIMPKNLKIGHYRIEEVNAPEGYTINKNYVEIAVDANTAYQMDSESGDAIITVDYENHPVKGKLTIYKKGEMLTGFKKDFVYEERYLKGAEFNVYAAENIYTPDYQKDENGNRQLIYAKDALVTTVTTGEDGKAVADNLPLGSYYVVEKTAPEGFVLNHDRSEVAFVYADQDTPVIEQEVTVGDDRQKVAIQVEKQDAENGATVAGAVFGIYNKADIKADGKVIVKADTLLQEMTSDSDGLAACTLDLPFGQYYVKELQAPAGFVSSDEVLELDASYQGQNVKTVKLKTVKKNQPTTVEITKSDVTTGVELDGAKLTVLDKEGNVVDQWISVKDQPHVIKRLTVGEEYTLREEMAPYGYLKATDVKFTLEDTAEIQKVEMKDEVPTGLLIINKNGEFLDKVTLLDNVKGTVEHLFEYVTGSLSDVTFDVFAAEDIKAADGVSDDYFKADEKVGTITTDSNGIAQMGDLPAGKYYVKEVKTAHGYVLDGEPRYVDLSYRDQDTPVITYDEKWQNSRQKVKVTVLKKEKDTERVLAGGVFGLYTSENIKNAKGEVLLEKDSLIEQRVTDEKGQITFTANLPVDGKYYVKEIFAPDGFVTTEEVQEFTFEYAGEDQAEVSYDFTFENQPTTVELTKTDLTTGKELPGAHLKVTDSDGNIVDEWTSTEESHVIKELVVGNEYTMTETKPADGYVTAESITFTVENTAEIQKHEMKDDVTKVQISKTDITGDTEIPGAKLTILDKDDQVVESWTSTEEAHYIEKLPIGRYTLREEQAPKGYLLTSDVTFEVKDTGEIQKVVMKDDTAKGKVILNKTDKSYGEPLKGVEFEFRDSKGKVLETLKTDAAGHAESKLYEIAAFKNGKYDTAIKYYLVETKTLDGYTLDQTKHEVTFAYADDSTPVVEVTFNLTNEKPEVPETPSTPDVPQSHEETKVSDAPKTGDNTNIWLPILLLLISTGGMAGLYISRKKIRKQ; encoded by the coding sequence ATGAAGAAAAAAGGTAATTTTAGAAAAGTAGTATCTGGCTTGCTGGCAGGCATGACAATCCTTAGTACAGTGTTGTCTCCGATGACGGCATATGCAGCGGAGATCCAGCCAGAGGAAAAACCTCCACTTTATGAGGAAGTGAAAGACCTTTTGGATGAAGATGAGGTGGTGACTGCCAAAGATTATGAAATTGAAACAGGCAGTGTATTTGATGTGAAATCAGACTTTACAGGACTGGAAATCAAGGATGATAACAAGGTTAAAGTCACATTTGAGGAAGCAAAGAATGACAAGAATGAAGATTTTACGACAGATCATGTGGACACTTACAAAGCGGTCTATTATGTGGAACCGGTAAATCAGGAGCATCCGAAGTACCAGATCAGCCGAAAACTGATTGTGCGTGAGAAAGCAACAGAAACTCAGACAGAGGTGGCAGTGAGTGAATCAGTGACCGAATCCGAAACAGCTGGCAGTGAACAGCAGACAGAAGAAGCGGAGGATTCCGAAGCAGACTCGGAGATTACCGATATTGACGCTGATGAATTTGATGATTTGGTAGAGCAGGCACAGAATCAGGATACCTATGATGAAGAATCAGGGTTAGAGCTTCATGATGTTTTGGAACAGGCAGGAGACGAAGGTGTGGATCTTGATTCTATGGAAGAAGGAGAGATTGCAACATTTGAAGCAGTTTCGGCTTATTCAGCAAGAAGTACACAGCAGGTAACAATCGAAAAAGGACCTCTGTATAGATATGCAGATTATAATCTTGGAACCTATCTGACAGAGCCGTACTATATCAGCTACGGAAGCGTCAGAGCAACTGCGTATTGTGTACAGCCAGCAAAACCTGGACCAGGATCCGGAAATTATACAATCACAAAGATTGGGGACAATCAGGCGTTAGCAAAAGTGTGTTATTACGGTACAGATGCCGCAGGGAGCGAAAGCTTTTTTGCGAATAAACACACGGATTTCTCAGAAGGAAAAAGATTCATCATTATTCACATGGCTGCATCTTATGCCAATGGAAGCAGTGATGCATTCTATGGAACAAATGCTACAGGCGAGGCTTTGGCAAAAGAGCTTTATAATTATTGTGTGAATAAGCCGGAAATACCAGATGTAGCGATGTCATTTTCAAAACCGAATGTAAAAGCTTATGTAGATGGAAATGTTCAGAGAACGGAGAACATTAAGTTCAACGCATCTTCCCAGCAGAAAATTACAATGGACTTGCCAAAGGGAGTAAAGCTCCATAATGTATCTACTGGAAATGTAAGTGCGGCAGGTGCAAGCGTAACAATTGGAGGAGGAACCACGTTTTATCTTTCAGCGCCTCTGACACAGACAAAAGATGTAAGTGCTACTTTTTCTACAAAGATGAAGGGAAGTATTACAAAAGATTACTCAGCATATAAACTGACTACGAATGCAAGTGTTCAGGATCTGGCATTTGTGTTTGGAGAAGGTGTTGCTGATGAAAAATATGTAAGCTTAAAGGTGTCCTGGATTGAACAGGCTACGATCGAAATCGTAAAGAAAGACGATACAGCGGATGTCAATCTTGCAGGTGCAGTATTCGGTGTATACAGCGATGAGGCTTGTACAAAGCTGATCACTCAGATGCCGGCAACAGATAAGAATGGAAAATCTTCTGTTACGATCATCAAGACACAGGATACTGTTTATCTGAAAGAGATCACAGCACCACAGGGATATGTAGTAAATGCAACGGCAACAAATGTAAAACTGGTAGCAAGTAAGACCTCAGCTGTAACCGTGGAAAATAAGAAACAGCTGGCAGAACTTACCATTTACAAAGAAGGACAGGTTCTTACCGGAGCAGATGTCAGTGAAAATGGAACGGTATTTCAGTATGAAAAACGCAGACAGAAAAATGCAGTGTATAACGTGTATGCCGGGGCAGATATCGTAACAGCTTATGGCACAAAAGTGTACAGCAAAGGTGACCTTGTAAAAGAAAATCTGACTACAGGAGAGAATGGTTCTGTCACACTGAAAAACCTGCATCTTGGAACCTACGTGGTAAAAGAAACAAAAGCACCGGACAATTTCTATAACGGCAATGAAGAAAAGTCAGTGACTCTAACTTATGCTGGTCAGAACAAAGAAGTTGTATTTGCAGATGTGACTTTTAACAACGAGAGACAGAAAGCAGATATTTCCGTAGTAAAACAGGATAAAGACACCAAGAAACCACTGAAAGGCGGTATTTTTGCTCTGTATGCATCCGATGATATCAGAAATGCAGACGGAACAGCTGTTGTGAAAAAAGGAACACTGATTGAGAAAGCAACTACTGGAGCAGATGGAACTGCAAAATTCACAGCAGATCTTCCGATTGGATATTCCTATTCAGTAAAAGAAGATCAGGCGCCGGAAGGCTATGTAAGAAATACAGAAGATGTGTATACGTTCAAGTTTTCTTACACCAATGATAAAGAAGCAACCGTATCATTTGCCCATACCTTTAGCAATGACCGTGTGACAGCAAAGATCAATTTATTCAAAGTTGATAAAGAAACAGGAAAAACAGTACCACAGGGAGATGCCACACTGAAAGGTGCAGTTTATGGACTGTATGCCCGTGAAGATATCGTGTACCCGGATGGAGCAACGGGAACTATTTATAAAGCAGGAGAGCAGGTAGCTTCTCTTACAACAGATGACAAAGGACAGGCTTCTGTAAATGGCTTATATCTTGGCAAATATTATGTCAAAGAGATTACTCCGCCGACCGGATACCTGGCAGATGCAGAAGAGCATGATCTTACATGCAGTTATGAAGGAGATATGACAGCAGAAGTAAAAAGAGAGTGCGCTTCCAGTGAGCAGGTCATCAAGCAGCCATTCCAGATCATCAAAGCAGCCAACAATGGAAAGACAGATGCAGATCTGTTATCCGGAGCTGGATTTACAGTTTATCTGAAATCTTCCCTTACAAAGAAAGCAGATGGAAGCTATGATTTTGATTCTGCCAAATCAGTAGTGAGTGGAGAAAATGGAGCAACGGAGATTTTCACAGATGAAAAAGGATATGCCTGCAGTATTCCATTACCATTTGGAAGCTATATTGTGCGTGAAACTACAACACCGCACAATTACAAGCCAGTTGATGATTTTGAAGTGAATATCACAGAGCATCATCCAAATGAGCCGCAGATCTGGCGAGTGCTTCTGGATAAAGAGTTTAAGGCAAAACTGAAAATCGTGAAAAAAGACGATGAAACAAAGAAATCCGTCCTGATTGCAGGAACAGAATTTAAGGTATATGACCTGGATAATAAAAAGTATGTTGAGCAGGTAACAACTTACCCAGTGACAACAACCCATAAGTCCTATTTTACGGACAATCAGGGGTATCTGATCATGCCGAAGAATCTGAAGATCGGACATTACCGGATTGAGGAAGTCAACGCACCGGAAGGGTACACAATCAACAAGAATTATGTAGAGATTGCAGTGGATGCAAACACAGCATACCAGATGGATTCTGAAAGCGGAGATGCCATTATTACGGTAGATTACGAGAACCATCCGGTAAAAGGAAAGCTGACGATTTATAAAAAAGGTGAGATGCTGACCGGATTTAAGAAAGATTTTGTTTATGAGGAAAGATACCTGAAGGGTGCAGAATTTAATGTCTATGCAGCTGAAAATATCTATACACCGGATTACCAGAAAGATGAAAACGGAAACAGACAGCTGATCTATGCAAAAGATGCACTGGTAACAACGGTAACGACTGGGGAAGACGGAAAAGCAGTTGCTGATAACCTGCCACTTGGTTCTTACTATGTAGTAGAAAAGACTGCACCGGAAGGATTTGTCCTGAACCATGACAGATCAGAAGTCGCATTTGTCTATGCAGATCAGGATACACCTGTGATCGAACAGGAAGTGACTGTTGGCGATGACCGACAGAAAGTTGCAATCCAGGTAGAAAAACAGGATGCAGAAAATGGTGCAACCGTAGCAGGAGCTGTCTTTGGTATCTATAACAAAGCGGATATTAAGGCGGATGGAAAAGTGATCGTGAAAGCAGACACACTTTTACAGGAAATGACTTCTGATAGCGATGGTCTTGCAGCATGTACGCTGGATCTGCCATTTGGACAATATTATGTGAAAGAGTTACAAGCACCGGCAGGATTTGTATCCTCCGATGAAGTTCTGGAACTGGATGCCTCTTATCAGGGACAGAATGTGAAGACAGTAAAACTGAAAACAGTGAAGAAGAATCAGCCGACAACCGTTGAGATTACTAAATCTGATGTGACAACAGGTGTGGAACTGGATGGGGCAAAACTCACCGTTCTTGATAAAGAAGGTAATGTTGTGGATCAGTGGATTTCTGTAAAAGATCAGCCACATGTGATCAAACGACTGACAGTTGGTGAGGAATACACCCTTCGTGAGGAAATGGCACCTTATGGTTATCTGAAAGCAACGGATGTGAAGTTTACGCTGGAAGATACCGCAGAGATTCAGAAAGTAGAGATGAAAGATGAAGTACCGACAGGACTTCTGATCATCAACAAAAATGGAGAGTTTTTGGATAAAGTGACACTTCTGGACAATGTAAAAGGTACTGTGGAGCATCTCTTTGAATATGTAACCGGAAGCCTTTCAGATGTGACTTTCGATGTATTTGCTGCGGAAGATATCAAAGCGGCAGATGGTGTCAGCGATGATTATTTCAAAGCAGATGAAAAAGTGGGAACCATTACAACAGATTCCAATGGTATTGCACAGATGGGAGATCTCCCGGCTGGAAAATACTATGTGAAGGAAGTAAAAACAGCCCATGGTTATGTGCTGGACGGAGAGCCGAGATATGTTGACCTTTCCTACCGTGATCAGGACACACCAGTCATCACTTATGATGAGAAATGGCAGAATTCCCGTCAGAAAGTAAAGGTTACGGTTCTGAAGAAAGAAAAAGATACAGAACGTGTTCTTGCAGGTGGTGTCTTCGGTCTTTATACCAGTGAAAATATCAAAAATGCAAAGGGCGAGGTACTCCTTGAGAAAGACAGTCTGATCGAGCAGCGAGTAACAGATGAAAAAGGACAGATTACTTTTACGGCAAATCTTCCGGTGGACGGAAAATACTATGTGAAAGAAATCTTTGCGCCGGACGGATTTGTTACAACAGAAGAAGTACAGGAGTTTACCTTTGAATATGCCGGAGAAGACCAGGCAGAAGTAAGCTATGATTTTACGTTTGAAAATCAGCCGACCACAGTGGAACTGACAAAAACAGACCTGACCACAGGCAAAGAACTTCCAGGTGCACACCTGAAAGTGACGGATTCAGATGGCAATATAGTAGATGAATGGACTTCTACAGAAGAATCCCATGTGATCAAAGAACTTGTTGTAGGTAATGAGTATACCATGACGGAAACAAAACCGGCAGACGGATATGTTACTGCAGAGAGCATTACCTTTACGGTTGAGAATACAGCTGAGATTCAGAAGCATGAGATGAAAGATGATGTGACCAAGGTTCAGATCAGCAAGACAGATATCACAGGAGATACAGAGATTCCTGGTGCAAAACTAACGATTCTTGATAAGGACGATCAGGTAGTAGAGAGCTGGACTTCCACAGAGGAGGCACACTATATTGAAAAACTGCCAATTGGTAGATACACCTTACGAGAGGAACAGGCACCAAAAGGATATCTTCTGACATCGGATGTGACATTTGAGGTGAAGGATACTGGAGAAATCCAGAAAGTGGTTATGAAAGATGATACTGCCAAGGGAAAAGTCATTCTCAATAAGACAGATAAATCATATGGGGAACCGCTGAAAGGAGTAGAATTTGAATTCCGTGACAGCAAAGGAAAGGTCCTGGAAACCTTAAAAACAGATGCTGCCGGTCATGCCGAGAGTAAGCTGTATGAGATTGCCGCATTCAAGAACGGCAAATATGATACAGCAATCAAGTATTATCTGGTGGAGACAAAAACACTGGATGGATACACACTGGATCAGACCAAGCATGAAGTGACATTTGCCTATGCAGACGACAGTACGCCGGTTGTAGAAGTTACTTTCAATCTGACAAATGAGAAACCGGAAGTTCCGGAAACACCAAGCACACCAGATGTGCCGCAGTCCCATGAAGAGACGAAGGTATCAGATGCACCGAAGACAGGAGATAACACAAATATCTGGCTGCCGATTCTGCTTCTGCTTATCTCTACCGGAGGCATGGCAGGACTTTATATCAGCAGAAAGAAAATCAGAAAACAGTAA
- a CDS encoding DUF5688 family protein, whose translation MMNRKEFYEYVKDNVKDYLPDSYQNGEIRIEEVAKNNGLRLTGISIPQGDQRAVPMVYLDSLYMEYVNGKNLDSCVGDVADMRIEVQDKAAFINMGLPDILDYEKMKDKLQVRICDREWNEERLADKVVTEHGDFAAYYAVNVEENEGGIGSIPVTVNLMNEWGVTAEQIQADAVAADRNRGVVLMDMNEMIKSMIFGEETENLLNEKLNVEAMENPMFCLSNAQKMNGASLLLQEDIRKQIGECLGSDYFVLPSSIHEVLILPDNGMFEVPELNAMVQEVNETQVERQEQLSDKVQFCDGKTAVMENAERREARLEKEKAAEKATGRTEAKGGIHGKLEKAKAEIKAKGTDTIPKNRAKDLASVL comes from the coding sequence ATGATGAACAGAAAAGAATTTTATGAATATGTCAAAGATAATGTAAAAGACTATTTGCCGGATTCATATCAGAATGGAGAAATCCGTATTGAAGAAGTTGCAAAAAATAATGGATTAAGGTTGACTGGCATTTCAATTCCACAGGGTGATCAAAGAGCTGTGCCGATGGTATATCTGGATTCTCTTTATATGGAATATGTCAATGGAAAAAATCTGGATTCCTGTGTGGGTGATGTGGCAGATATGCGTATTGAAGTGCAGGACAAAGCGGCATTTATCAATATGGGTCTTCCGGATATTTTGGATTATGAAAAAATGAAGGACAAATTACAGGTGAGAATCTGTGACCGGGAATGGAATGAAGAACGCCTGGCTGATAAAGTTGTTACCGAACATGGAGATTTTGCAGCATATTACGCAGTGAATGTGGAAGAAAACGAGGGAGGAATTGGTAGTATTCCGGTTACTGTCAATCTTATGAATGAATGGGGTGTGACAGCAGAACAAATCCAGGCAGATGCAGTGGCGGCAGACAGAAATCGTGGTGTTGTTTTGATGGACATGAATGAAATGATAAAATCCATGATTTTTGGTGAAGAAACAGAAAATCTTTTGAATGAAAAACTGAATGTTGAAGCAATGGAAAATCCAATGTTCTGTCTTTCAAATGCACAAAAAATGAATGGTGCATCACTGTTACTGCAGGAAGATATTCGTAAGCAGATCGGTGAATGCCTGGGAAGTGATTATTTTGTTCTTCCCTCTTCAATTCATGAGGTGCTGATTCTTCCTGATAACGGAATGTTTGAAGTACCGGAATTAAATGCCATGGTACAGGAAGTCAATGAGACGCAGGTAGAGAGGCAGGAACAGCTTTCGGATAAGGTTCAGTTCTGTGATGGAAAGACAGCAGTTATGGAAAATGCCGAACGCAGGGAAGCACGTCTGGAGAAAGAAAAAGCAGCAGAAAAAGCAACTGGGAGAACAGAAGCAAAAGGTGGAATCCATGGAAAACTGGAGAAAGCCAAGGCGGAGATCAAAGCAAAAGGGACAGATACAATCCCAAAGAATAGGGCGAAAGACCTTGCCTCAGTATTATAA